A part of Kitasatospora acidiphila genomic DNA contains:
- a CDS encoding RNA polymerase sigma factor, which produces MTGADFEGLLRELAPQVLGTLVRRYGQFEGCEDAVQEALLAASVQWPGEGVPDNPRGWLVTVASRRLIDQLRSDHARRERESATAAEVVPEEVPGTDDTLVLLFLCCHPTLTAASQTALTLRAVGGLTTAEIARAFLVPEGTMAARISRAKQRIKAAGSSFRLPDGGEREERLRVVLQVLYLIFNEGYTASSGGELDRADLAREAIRLTRMVHAQLPEDGEVAGLLALMLLTHARRAARTTPAGDLVPLDEQDRTAWDRALIDEGIGLAKASLARPVLGPYQLQAAIAATHADATTAEETNWPQVHALYLVLERIAPNPMVTLNRAVALAETAGPAAGLALLSTLDGDERMAGHHRLLSVRAHLLEKSGDPAGAYQHYRRAAKATASIAEQRYLQARAARVKP; this is translated from the coding sequence ATGACAGGAGCGGACTTCGAGGGCCTGCTGCGCGAGCTCGCGCCGCAGGTCCTCGGCACCTTGGTACGGCGGTACGGCCAGTTCGAGGGGTGCGAGGACGCCGTCCAGGAGGCGCTGCTGGCCGCCAGCGTGCAGTGGCCGGGCGAGGGTGTGCCGGACAACCCGCGCGGCTGGCTGGTGACCGTCGCGTCCCGGCGGCTCATCGACCAGTTGCGCAGCGATCACGCGCGTCGGGAGCGGGAGTCGGCGACGGCCGCCGAGGTGGTGCCCGAGGAGGTGCCGGGCACCGACGACACCCTCGTGCTGCTGTTCCTGTGCTGCCATCCGACGCTGACGGCGGCCTCCCAGACCGCGCTGACCCTGCGGGCGGTCGGCGGCCTGACCACGGCCGAGATCGCCCGTGCGTTCCTGGTGCCGGAGGGCACCATGGCGGCCAGGATCAGCCGGGCCAAGCAGCGCATCAAGGCGGCCGGCAGCTCGTTCCGCCTGCCCGACGGCGGGGAGCGCGAGGAACGGCTCCGGGTCGTGCTGCAGGTGCTCTATCTGATCTTCAACGAGGGCTACACCGCCTCCTCCGGCGGGGAGTTGGACCGCGCCGACCTCGCACGGGAGGCGATCCGGCTGACCCGGATGGTGCACGCGCAGCTGCCCGAGGACGGTGAGGTGGCCGGGCTGCTGGCCCTGATGCTGCTGACCCACGCCCGCCGGGCGGCCCGGACCACGCCAGCCGGTGACCTGGTGCCGCTGGACGAGCAGGACCGCACCGCGTGGGACCGCGCGCTGATCGACGAGGGCATAGGGCTGGCCAAGGCGTCGCTGGCCCGGCCGGTGCTGGGGCCGTACCAGCTGCAGGCCGCGATCGCCGCCACGCACGCCGACGCGACCACCGCCGAGGAGACCAACTGGCCGCAGGTGCACGCCCTTTACCTGGTCCTGGAGCGGATCGCGCCGAACCCGATGGTCACCCTCAACCGGGCGGTCGCGCTCGCCGAGACCGCGGGCCCGGCAGCCGGGCTGGCCCTGCTGTCCACTTTGGACGGCGACGAGCGGATGGCCGGGCACCACCGGCTGCTGTCGGTGCGGGCGCACCTGCTGGAGAAGAGCGGCGACCCGGCCGGCGCGTACCAGCACTACCGGCGGGCCGCGAAAGCCACCGCCAGCATCGCCGAGCAGCGCTATCTCCAGGCCCGGGCCGCGCGGGTGAAACCCTGA
- a CDS encoding enoyl-CoA hydratase/isomerase family protein: protein MTAPVPTPASPADWEAAGVRLEVEGELAVVTLCQPKRRNAQSPAMWRALTAIGRELPGAVRVVLLRAEGVSFSAGLDRAMFTPEGIPGEPNFLALAGSSDQELDAAIAGYQDAFSWWRRPDVITIAAVQGHAVGAGFQLALACDLRVCAEDVQFAMRETSLGLVPDLTGTKPLTELVGYSRALEICATGRWVYGKEAAELGLANLVVPAAELEAAARDLAAALLAAPRNAVIETKALLQGAADRSYQEQIAAERAAQARRLRDLAGIGD from the coding sequence ATGACCGCGCCCGTACCCACCCCTGCCAGCCCTGCCGACTGGGAGGCGGCCGGCGTCCGGCTGGAGGTCGAGGGCGAACTCGCCGTGGTCACCCTCTGCCAGCCCAAGCGGCGCAACGCCCAGAGCCCCGCGATGTGGCGCGCCCTGACCGCGATCGGGCGGGAGCTGCCCGGCGCCGTCCGGGTGGTGCTGCTGCGCGCCGAGGGCGTCTCCTTCTCGGCCGGCCTCGACCGCGCCATGTTCACCCCGGAGGGCATCCCCGGCGAGCCCAACTTCCTTGCGCTGGCCGGCTCCAGCGACCAGGAGCTGGACGCCGCGATCGCCGGCTACCAGGACGCCTTCAGCTGGTGGCGCCGCCCCGACGTGATCACCATCGCGGCGGTACAGGGCCACGCGGTGGGCGCCGGCTTCCAGTTGGCGCTCGCCTGTGACCTGCGGGTCTGCGCCGAGGACGTGCAGTTCGCGATGCGCGAGACCTCGCTCGGCCTGGTCCCCGACCTGACCGGCACCAAGCCGCTCACCGAGTTGGTCGGCTACTCCCGCGCGCTGGAGATCTGCGCCACCGGCCGCTGGGTGTACGGCAAGGAGGCCGCCGAACTGGGCCTGGCCAACCTGGTGGTGCCCGCCGCCGAGCTGGAGGCGGCCGCCCGCGACCTGGCCGCCGCCCTGCTGGCCGCGCCGCGCAACGCGGTGATCGAGACCAAGGCGCTGCTCCAGGGCGCCGCCGACCGCAGCTACCAGGAGCAGATCGCCGCCGAGCGGGCGGCCCAGGCGCGCCGCCTGCGCGACCTGGCCGGGATCGGCGACTGA